One part of the Labilithrix sp. genome encodes these proteins:
- the ftsA gene encoding cell division protein FtsA — MSNIGSQGEIVVGLDIGTTKVCAVVGEIAEDGITILGVGAVPCRGLRKGIVSNIDWTVRSIKDAIEAAQTMAGVEIRTVYAGVAGSHIRSQSSDGVAAIAGGEVTRADVERVLEGARAIPVDADRQILHVLPREYIVDIQDGIRDPIGMSGVRLGAKVNLVTAATSCVQNVIRCAERCGLVVADVVLEPLASAEAVLSDDEREIGAAVVDVGGGTTDILCYVDGGIAHASVVPVGGNNITNDIAAGLRTPMAEADRLKRLYGCSLGRMVSDDEEIEVPGVGGQKPRRTPRRVLSDIIEPRVEEIFAVVRKRIEDTGLIEQLSAGVVLTGGAVLLEGTQELAEEVLGMPVRIGFPTGVRGITQLVHGPQYATGVGLVRYGAQAITDAHARTVAAPAHSMMRMAAAQQAKREASVAATGTEDAAPPKSSKLWEWLKAAF; from the coding sequence GTGAGCAACATCGGTTCGCAGGGTGAGATCGTCGTCGGTCTCGACATCGGCACCACGAAGGTGTGCGCCGTGGTCGGCGAGATCGCGGAGGACGGCATCACGATCCTCGGCGTCGGCGCCGTTCCGTGTCGCGGCCTCCGCAAGGGGATCGTCAGCAACATCGACTGGACGGTTCGATCGATCAAGGACGCGATCGAAGCCGCGCAGACGATGGCGGGGGTCGAGATCCGCACCGTCTACGCGGGGGTCGCCGGCAGCCACATCCGCTCGCAGTCCTCTGACGGCGTCGCCGCGATCGCGGGCGGCGAGGTCACCCGCGCCGACGTCGAGCGCGTGCTCGAAGGGGCGCGCGCGATCCCGGTCGACGCGGACCGCCAGATCCTCCACGTGTTGCCGCGCGAGTACATCGTCGACATCCAGGACGGCATCCGCGACCCGATCGGCATGAGCGGCGTGCGCCTCGGCGCGAAGGTGAACCTCGTCACCGCGGCGACCTCCTGCGTCCAGAACGTGATCCGCTGTGCCGAGCGCTGCGGCCTCGTCGTCGCGGACGTCGTGCTGGAGCCGCTCGCGAGCGCGGAGGCGGTGCTCTCCGACGACGAGCGCGAGATCGGCGCCGCGGTCGTCGACGTCGGCGGCGGAACGACCGACATCCTCTGCTACGTCGACGGCGGCATCGCCCACGCGAGCGTGGTGCCGGTCGGCGGCAACAACATCACGAACGACATCGCCGCGGGCCTCCGCACGCCGATGGCGGAGGCCGATCGCCTGAAGCGCCTCTACGGCTGCTCGCTCGGCCGGATGGTCTCGGACGACGAGGAGATCGAGGTGCCGGGCGTCGGCGGGCAGAAGCCGCGCCGCACCCCGCGCCGCGTGCTCTCGGACATCATCGAGCCGCGCGTCGAGGAGATCTTCGCGGTGGTGCGGAAGCGCATCGAAGACACGGGCCTGATCGAGCAGCTCTCGGCGGGCGTGGTCCTCACCGGCGGCGCGGTCCTCCTCGAGGGCACGCAGGAGCTGGCGGAGGAGGTCCTCGGGATGCCGGTCCGCATCGGCTTCCCGACCGGCGTGCGCGGCATCACGCAGCTCGTGCACGGCCCGCAGTACGCGACCGGCGTAGGCCTCGTCCGCTACGGCGCGCAAGCGATCACCGACGCGCACGCGCGCACGGTCGCGGCGCCGGCCCACTCCATGATGCGCATGGCCGCGGCTCAGCAGGCGAAGCGCGAAGCGAGCGTGGCCGCGACGGGAACGGAAGATGCGGCTCCGCCGAAGAGCTCGAAGCTCTGGGAGTGGCTGAAGGCCGCGTTCTGA
- the ftsZ gene encoding cell division protein FtsZ — protein sequence MSFSIEFADEQTEYQARIKVIGCGGSGGNAVNTMINFGLEGVEFIVVNTDAQALNNNAAPTRLNIGNAVTRGLGAGADPERGRKAAMEDHQRIKELIAGADMVFITAGMGGGTGTGAAPVIAQLAREEGALTVGVVTKPFLFEGRQRSRRAELGLAQLAETVDTLITIPNQKLLMLGEDDLSFVDAFRKADEVLFQAVKGISDLITQNGIVNVDFADVKTVMSSMGRALMGTGIAKGQNRARLAAEMAVSSPLLDDISVDGATGVLINIVGGPDLKMREIQEAASLVQEQAHEEANIIFGASIDEQLGENVKVTVIATGFEELQKMASLDSHARIQMPSQQPQMQMSSAPQQMSAPPARHAQHLFSSAPPSRQPASAPAYAQRRAMSAAPAMQHHHEAPQHQEVQRVQPTSQRLPSRDRSSSFPAFDTDWDVPAFQRKGQ from the coding sequence ATGTCGTTTTCCATCGAGTTCGCGGACGAGCAGACGGAGTACCAGGCGCGCATCAAGGTGATCGGCTGCGGCGGCTCCGGCGGCAATGCGGTCAACACGATGATCAACTTCGGCCTCGAAGGCGTGGAGTTCATCGTCGTCAACACCGACGCGCAGGCGCTCAACAACAACGCCGCTCCGACGCGCCTCAACATCGGCAACGCCGTGACGCGCGGCCTCGGCGCGGGCGCCGATCCGGAGCGCGGCCGCAAGGCGGCGATGGAAGATCACCAGCGCATCAAGGAGCTCATCGCCGGCGCCGACATGGTCTTCATCACCGCGGGCATGGGCGGCGGCACCGGCACCGGCGCGGCGCCCGTCATCGCGCAGCTCGCGCGGGAAGAGGGCGCGCTCACGGTCGGCGTCGTCACGAAGCCGTTCCTCTTCGAAGGACGCCAGCGCTCGCGGCGCGCGGAGCTCGGCCTCGCGCAGCTCGCGGAGACGGTCGACACGCTCATCACGATCCCGAACCAGAAGCTCCTCATGCTCGGCGAGGACGACCTCTCGTTCGTCGACGCGTTCCGCAAGGCGGACGAGGTGCTCTTCCAAGCGGTGAAGGGCATCAGCGACCTCATCACCCAGAACGGCATCGTCAACGTCGACTTCGCCGACGTGAAGACGGTGATGAGCAGCATGGGCCGCGCGCTCATGGGCACCGGCATCGCGAAGGGCCAGAACCGCGCCCGCCTCGCGGCGGAGATGGCGGTGTCGTCGCCGCTCCTCGACGACATCTCGGTCGACGGCGCGACGGGCGTGCTCATCAACATCGTCGGCGGCCCCGACCTCAAGATGCGCGAGATCCAGGAGGCCGCGTCGCTCGTGCAGGAGCAGGCGCACGAAGAAGCGAACATCATCTTCGGCGCGAGCATCGACGAGCAGCTCGGCGAGAACGTGAAGGTCACCGTCATCGCGACCGGCTTCGAGGAGCTCCAGAAGATGGCGTCGCTCGACTCGCACGCGCGCATCCAGATGCCGTCGCAGCAGCCGCAGATGCAGATGTCGTCCGCGCCGCAGCAGATGTCGGCTCCGCCCGCGCGCCACGCGCAGCACCTCTTCTCGAGCGCGCCGCCGTCGCGTCAGCCCGCCTCGGCGCCCGCGTACGCGCAGCGCCGCGCGATGAGCGCCGCGCCGGCGATGCAGCACCACCACGAGGCGCCGCAGCACCAGGAGGTGCAGCGCGTGCAGCCCACGAGCCAGCGCCTCCCCTCGCGCGATCGCTCCTCGAGCTTCCCCGCGTTCGACACCGACTGGGACGTCCCCGCCTTCCAGCGCAAAGGCCAGTAA